Proteins encoded in a region of the Nitrospira sp. genome:
- a CDS encoding carbon monoxide dehydrogenase, protein MTQYRVLPGPEHFLPPAAASMGIYLPNPGEAHINGVIVPEEKAYEEAARQFLMAQVPTIFPGPLVLWAWNEKAAKKAAAVRSLYETLKECVQPGQKPMLIPMPDYRPKYPKINPEVEINPNHPNLTIWHNKIDCCMFIGVHCHQANLSLKIIRGGTSCYTVAMCAQAGHEDAMLSFRDASVEKILKLGEWIRKLKGTVKPRLAAAKTGASN, encoded by the coding sequence ATGACTCAGTATCGCGTGTTACCAGGCCCAGAACACTTCCTGCCCCCGGCCGCAGCCTCGATGGGAATTTATCTTCCCAACCCTGGCGAGGCTCATATCAATGGCGTGATCGTTCCGGAAGAAAAAGCCTACGAAGAGGCAGCACGCCAGTTCCTGATGGCACAAGTTCCAACCATTTTCCCTGGCCCGCTCGTTCTGTGGGCATGGAATGAAAAAGCCGCAAAAAAAGCCGCGGCAGTTCGAAGCCTTTACGAAACATTGAAGGAATGCGTACAGCCCGGCCAAAAGCCGATGCTGATCCCCATGCCGGACTATCGTCCGAAGTATCCCAAGATCAACCCCGAAGTCGAAATTAACCCGAATCATCCCAACCTCACGATCTGGCATAACAAGATTGACTGCTGCATGTTTATCGGGGTGCACTGCCATCAGGCAAACTTGTCCCTGAAAATCATCCGCGGCGGTACCTCTTGCTACACTGTTGCGATGTGCGCACAAGCCGGACACGAAGACGCCATGCTGTCATTCAGAGATGCGAGCGTCGAAAAAATCCTGAAACTGGGCGAGTGGATCCGCAAATTAAAAGGGACCGTTAAACCAAGGCTGGCAGCAGCCAAGACCGGCGCTTCGAATTAA
- a CDS encoding YciI family protein, producing the protein MKFVILGFDGPDGQAKRKIHRPAHLANLEPLNRQGKVLLAGPFTDQAGSLIIIEASSLEEAKQFAAEDPYTVHGIFERVEVHPFHQVLPAPPSST; encoded by the coding sequence ATGAAATTCGTTATTCTTGGTTTTGATGGGCCTGACGGTCAAGCCAAGCGAAAAATCCACCGCCCTGCACACCTTGCCAACTTAGAGCCCCTCAATCGCCAAGGCAAAGTATTGCTGGCGGGACCGTTCACAGATCAAGCCGGCAGCCTGATCATCATTGAGGCTTCCTCGCTTGAAGAAGCCAAACAGTTTGCCGCCGAAGATCCCTATACAGTCCACGGTATTTTTGAACGAGTTGAGGTTCATCCCTTTCATCAGGTGTTGCCTGCTCCACCTTCCTCGACCTAA